The genomic interval CTCACGCAACTGGGCATGTGGCGGGATCGCCGAGCTTCATGTCTGGCCGAGCGGCTTTCACGGATTCGAGAACCTCACGCCGCGGGCGGCTCTGTCTGTGGCGGCCGCGGCCGCGAGGGACGGATGGGTACACCGCCTGCTCGACGGCCATCACGGAAGCCCGCAGCGGTCAGCCTGAGCTCGCGTGCTGAGAACTCCTCACGGCGACGGCTCGAACCAGTCGAAGTTGCGCTTGAACGCGGACGTCGGCATGAGCGTCGTCGGCTCGGTGCCATCGGAGTTGATGACGATCACGCTGTTGTCCGGATGGGCGAACTGATTCGAGTCCGGGTCGAGTGCGAACACGATCTGACTGCCGTCGGGTGACCATTCGGGCGTGATCGGGAAGGTCCCGTCGGGTGGGATGTAGATCTGCGTGAGTCCGGAGCCGTCGGCGCCGACCGTCCAGATCCCACCCACGGGTTGGTTGCGCTCTGCTGCGAAGAGGATCTTCTCCCCGTCGGGTGACCATCGCGCCCACCAGCTCGGGGCGATGTTGCCCGTCTCGACGGGCCGCAGATCGGTGCCGTCTGTGGCCACGATCCAGAGGCTGCCGCCGAGATCCCAGTCCGGCTCCGGCATCCCGCGGAAGAACAGCAGCTCTGTCCCATCAGGTGAGTAGTCGAGCGGCACGTCGTGACCGCCGGTGTCGGTCGTCGTGACCCGTACCAGGTCGTCGCCGGAGGGAGAGGCCGCGGTGTAGACGCCGGTCCGGGACGCATCGGCGTTCGCCCATCCCTCGGATGCGATGCGCGTGCCGTCGGGGGACCACAGCTGGGCGACGAGGTTGAGGTCGGGGTCGACAGCGGACAGGAATGCGGGTTCACCCCCTTCGACGGGGATCGTTGCGCTGGTCAGCGGGCCGACGGGCTGCGCGGAGGGCAGCAGCAGCACCGATGATCCGTCGGGTGATACTCGAGCGCAGCATGCCTCGCCGAGGTCCGTGAGCTGCTTTTCCGGTGACCCGTCTCCCGGAACGAGGAAGACCGTCTCGTCGCCGTACTGCCCGCCCGCCCGGGTGAACAGCAGGGATCCCTCCAGTTCGACACCTGCAGTCGCCGTGGCAGTCGGCGGCGCGGTACTCGGTTCCGCCGGCGTACCGGCGCACCCCGGCAGAACCGCCACGACGAGCATCCCGGCTGTCGTGAGCCGGCTTCCACGAGAACTCCTGGCGGACGCTCGGTCACGACCGACGACTGGCCACCTCTTCACGCCGACATCCTCTCGGATCTGCGCTGTCGGCGACAGGTCGAACTGCGTACTCGGCCACTTACGGACCCGCCCTCGCAAGAGCGGGTCGCATCTACAGCAGAACGACGCGTCCCTATGACTGAGTCGGTGCAGACGCCGCTGCGGCGGGCGTGCCGCTGAGAACCCGCGCACCCCACCGGCCCGCGCGCCCGGACAGAACGTGCGCCGGCGCTTCGACCAGGTAGTAGAAGCCGGTGGCCAGGATGAGTGCGATCGGGATGACGATGAGCATGAAGATTCCCAGAGACACGTCGGGCATGAGGTGGCGGATCGCCACGATCAGCGGAACGTGCACGAGGTAGAGGCTGAACGAGATCCGACCCGCGAAGCGAGCCGGGCGCAGTGTCAGGATGCGGCCGCACAGCCGAGAACCGAGGGCGCTCACGACGATCAGCAGAGCGCCGACCGGGATGAGTGCCGTCAAGAGCGGTGGCATCCAGGAGGCGGCCATCGCCTCAGGGCCGACCAGCCAGCGGGCGATGAGGAGAAGGAGGCCGGCCGTCACGGCCGCGGCCCAGATCAGCCACGAATAGCGCACCGCATTGATCACCGCAATGAGTTTCGTCACACCCTCCAGCCCGACCGCGAGCAGAACGCCGATCATGAAGACAGGCAGGTACAGGAACGAGGCCGTGCCGGTGAGCGCCCCGATCCACACCCCGACGAGGCATGCGGCGATGCCCACCACCCACCACCGCTTCACGACGATGGCGATGATGCCGAAGACCGGGAGCGCGAGCGAAAAGATCATCTCCCACTGGATCGACCACAGCGGGTTGTCGATCTGGTACTGGCCGTTGAGCAGATCGAGCGCGCTCAGCACGCTCGCCCAGGTGAGCTGGGGCGTGCTCGCCATGTCGAGCCACCGGGATGCCCCGGGCACCAGGGTCTGCGGGTGGAGGAGGATGAGCAACGACGCCAGGGCGACAGCGCCGGCGACGGGGACCATGAGTCGCACGACACGGCGTGGAAAGTACGCAGCCCAGTTGAATCCACCGCGCAGTACGGGAAGAGCGAGGACGAATCCCGACAGCACGAAGAAGAGGACCACTGCCTCGGGCCCCGCGTTGGTGAGTTTGAGCGGACTGTACGTCAGCCACCACAGCGCCGAGCCGGGCTGCGGCGGTTCACCGCCCGGCATCACCACCGCCGACATCGCCGGCGTCACAAGGAGGGTGTGATGCACCAGGACGACGAGCGCAGCAACACCACGGAGGCCGTCAAGGGACCTGAACCGGTCCGCACCGACGGTCGCGCTCCGTTCGGGCGCCACCGTAGACGTTGTCGACACTGCGGAACTCCACACTCACACACACGTGCGTCATCACTGATGAAGGGGATGCGCACGGTCTGGACGGGGCCGCGGCGGGCGCAAAGGTACGGAGAATGGTAGCAATGCCTAACTGGGCGTCTGCCGAGCCGGTCTTATCACTTAGCTCCTGTGCTAAGTGATGGATGCCGCAATACTTAGCTTTGTGGCTCAGTATTCTTCGACGCTCGACACGGTGTTCGAGGCCCTGACAGACCCCACCCGCAGGGCGGTGATCCGTCGTCTGGGCGGCGGGCCGGCGAGCGTCGGCGAGTTGGCGAGCGAGTTCACGATGGCGCTGCCGTCCTTTCTGCGGCACATCCGGGCGCTGGAGGGCAGCGGACTCATCCGCACCCGAAAGACCGGCCGGGTCCGCCTGTGCACTCTCGAACACGACCGCCTTGCGGTCGTCGACGGGTGGCTCGCCGAACAGCGCGCCATCTGGGAGAGCCGGACCGACCGACTCGAACAACATCTGCGTGAGGCGAAGGACGACTGATGAACCCCGACGAAATCAATCCCGATCTCGACCTGGAACTGAACCGGATCATCCGCGCACCGCAGAGCGCGGTGTGGCGCGCGTGGACGAACCCCGATGAGCTGCAGCGATGGTTCATCCCTGCTCCGACGGTGCTGCGAGTCGATCGGCTCGACGTCCACCCTGGTGGTGGGCTTGTCACCTCCATGAGCGACGACGGCGCGAACTTCACTGCGCATATCGATGCGGTCTTCCTCGTCGTGGAGCCGGGGTCTCGCCTCGTCTGGACGAATGCGATCGACAGCATGTGGCGGCCGCAGCAGCCGCGGCCCGTGCCGCTCACGGCGGAGATTCGTCTGCTCGAGCATCCCCAAGGCACGGACTACCGCGTCGTCGTTCGCCACGGCCGACCTGAGGATCAGCGCTTGCACGCCGAGCTGGGGTTCTTCGAAGGCTGGGGAGCTGTCACCGAACAGCTCGCCGAGTTCGCTGAGCGGAGCAGCTGAGCGGACGTTCAGCGGGTCCAGAAGTCCTCGGGACGGGATCCCTCACGGAAGCCGATCGCCTCGAGCATCGCGGTCGCCTCGGGAAAGCCAGCCGCGAGAGCCCCCGGTCCGTGGGAGTCGCTGCCGAAGCACACCGCCCGTCCGCCCTCCTCCGCCCACCATTGCGGAATCCAGGGCTCGAGCCGCCGGGTGTTCATCTCGAGCGCTCGTCCCGAGCTTGCGATTGCGCGCATCGCCCCACGGAACGGCTCTTCGAACCTGCGCGGGTCGAATGGCCCTGCGGTCGCGACAGGCCACGAGCGAACTGCGTAGTCGATGTGGGTGAACACCACGAAGGAGTCGGAACCGGCGACCATTCGTGGGATCTCCGCGAGGTACTCCCACATGACCGCATCCGCCGGCCGGTAGCGGTAGAGGGTGGCCGGCTCCGCGCGATCGCCGGCAGCGAACGGGAGCATATGCAGCGACCCGTTGACGCGATCGATGACACCGCTCGACAGCAACGGCGCGGCGTGCGCGTCCCACAGGTGCGGCTGCCCGAACTCGACACCGGTGAGGATGCGGAGCTGGGGGTACGCATGGCGGCAGTGATCGATCGCTGCAAGGTAACCGTCGGCGTCGAACCGCGGCAGCCGGACGTGCCCCGTCGCGTCGACGTACTTCTGTGCGTATTCGCCGATGTCACCGTCGTCCGCCCGCCAGGAATCCTCGAAATCAAGGTGCTCTGTGAACACGAGCGCGGGCAGCCCGATCCGCACCGCGTGTTCGCACATTCGGGACATCGACCCCGGAGACTCCGGATGCGATCCCCAATCCCACGACCACTCGCTGTGGACGTGCGAGTCAGCGGGCAGGGTCGTCATCGCGCCGAGCGGGCCATCTGTAGCGGCCTACAGCCCGACCGCCATGTCGGTGAAGCGCGAGAAGTGGCCCTGGAATGCCACGGTCACGGTGTCCGTGGGCCCGTTGCGGTGCTTGGCGACGATCAGGTCGGCCTCGCCCGCCCGCGGGTTCTCCTTCTCGTAGGCGGCCTCGCGGTGCAGCAGGATGACCATGTCGGCATCCTGCTCGAGCGAACCCGACTCGCGGAGGTCGGACAGCGCGGGCTTCTTGTCGGCGCGCTGCTCGGGACCACGGTTCAGCTGCGACAGCGCGATGACCGGCACACCCAGCTCCTTGGCGAGGAGCTTCAGCGCACGCGAGAACTCCGACACCTCTTGCTGGCGCGACTCGACGCGCTTGCCCGACGTCATGAGCTGGAGGTAGTCGATGACCACCATCTTGAGGCCCACGCGCTGCTTGAGCCGACGGCACTTCGCACGGATCTCGACGAGCGTCATGTTGGGGCTGTCATCGATGTAGAGCGGTGCGTCGTTGATGCGACCGCGCACCGACGCGATGGTGGTCCAGTCGCGGGAATCCAGCGTGCCCTTGCGCATCGCCTGCAGCGGCACAGATGCCTCAGCGCTCATGAGTCGCATGGCGATCTCGCTGCGGCCCATCTCGAGTGAGAAGAAGATCGTCGGCAGGGAGTGCTTGATCGCTGCCGACCTCGCGAAGTCGAGGGCGAGCGTCGACTTGCCGAGGGCGGGTCGCGCGGCGATGATGATGAGCTGACCGGGGTGCAGCCCGTTGGTGAGCTGATCCATCTGCGCGAAGCCGGTGGGCACGCCGGTCATCTGTCCGTCACGGCCTCGTGCGGCCTCGATCTCGTCGACGGCCGCATCGACCGCGATCGTCAGCGGAACGTAGTCCTCGGCGGCATCGGCGCCCGTGACGCCGTAGATCTCCGCCTGGGCATTGTTGACGAGGTCGAGTGCCTCACCCTCGCCGGCGTAGCCCATCTGCACGATGCGCGTGCCGGCCTCGACGAGACGCCGCAGCAGCGCGCGCTCCGCGACGATCGAGGCGTAGTACCCGGCGTTCGCCGCCGTGGGCACGATCGAGGTGAGCGTGTGCAGGTAGTCGGCGCCCCCCGCACGCTGCAGCTCACCGGTCTTGATGAGCTCGTCGGTGACCGCCACGACATCGGTCGGCTCGCCATGCGAATACAGCGAGAGCACGGCCTCGAAGATCAGCTCGTGCTTGGGCACGTAGAAGTCGGTGCCGCGGAGCGATTCGATCACGTCGGCGACGGCATCCTTCGACAGCAGCATTCCGCCGAGCGCGCTCTGCTCTGCGAGCAGGTCATGAGGAGGCGTCCGCTCGTGCGTGCGGGGTCCGCCCATCCGCTCATCGGAGATGTCGGCTATCGACATGTGCAGTGTCCTCCACGCGGTATTCGGGCAATCCTGGTGCGGCCGGCGGGTGCGCGCGGGCATGCGCGAGCACGGTCATGCATCGGATGCCGCAGCATCCGATGCAGTCCCATATCAGTGGAGCATCATCCACCGACATCGTCCACGCCGACGTGCGGTGCGGTCCTCCCCGGGCCGGACCCCACGCTAGAGAGCGGGTATTCGATGTGCAACTCGGCCTGTGGATAAGTCTGTGGAATGTATGCGCGAAACGCCGGGAAGCCTGTGCACAACCCCTGTGGAGAGTCTCTCGGCGATGGCGGATCGCGATCGAGGTTCTTCGATCTGATCAGGGATTCTAGATTTCACAGCTTGTGGATGGCGATGTGGTTGAAGTACGGCTTGAAGGTTCCGTCGATGACCGCGACCTGTGCACAAAGTACGCCCCCGATGCGCAGCCACCGACGGTGCGGCGAGCGCCGGAGTCGACAGGGGCATAGACAGACGTCGCGGCAGACGTTATCGTCTTCAGAGATCCAGGCACCCCGTTTGACGCGATCACATCGCTGCTCGCGTGACGTTCTTCGTCGCACAGGAGGTGACATGGACCCCGAGGCAATCAGCCCGCAGCCGAACATCCGGCGACTGCTGTTCGTCGCCGTCGGCGTCGCATTCGCCTGGGTGCTGCTCACGCTCGCGATGGGTGTCGGCTCGTCCGGCGCCCGCGCTGAGCAGACGGATGACGGGGGTGCCCTCTCACGCGTGAGTTCGGTCATGGATGAGACCACCGATGCCGTGACGGATACCGGAGCCGCCGCGACCGTTGCGATATCACACGCCACCAGCTCTGTTCCGCCGGCCCCGCCCGCGCAGGTGCCGATCGTGGCAGCCGTCGTCGATACGGTCGCACCCATCGTCGAAACAGTCACCTCGACGGTGAACGACACCGTCGCACCGGGAGTGGTGGCCCCGATCGTCGCGCCGGTGGTGGAGGTCGTATCGGCCGTCCCCGCCGTGGGCGACGTCGTCTCGGAAACCGCACTCGATCAGGCCCTTCCCGCCGCTGCGGCCGATGTGGACGAGACGCTGCGGCACCTCATTTCGACGGTGACCGACACCGTGGGCGGTGTGATCCCTCCCCTTCCGTCGGTGCTTCCGTCGCTTCCGGATGTCGCAGCGCCGACGGAGATGCACCCGTCCACCAGCACGGGATCGCGTGCCACGCCGACGGACTCCGCGGGCACGGTCACCGCCGGCACCCTCACGGACTCGTGGTCGCCCGCTGGGTGGACGGTCGTGCGCACGCTCACCGCGGGCATGGCGGCCATGACGACCCTCGCTCTTTCGCCCGAGTTCGAACTCGGCTCAGCCGAACAGCCTCTTCCCCTCGGTGCGGCTCTGCCGGCCGATCTGCTCTCCATGGGATCCAGCGGTGCGGGTCCCGGCGTCTGGGGCATGCTCGCCCTCGCGTTCTTCGTTGCATACCGTGCCTGGGTGCTGCGCAAGACCGGCGAGAACGCCGACGCTCCTGCGGCGCCCCTGCTCGGCACCGACGTCTCTCCCGACTGATCGGAACCCGCCGCCGAACGCTGGCGGCCGAGTTCACCCGCGCGCGCTGCGCGCGGCATCCGATCCCCAGTCAATAGGAGACAACCATGCATACCTTCATCACGCGCGCCCTCTTGGGCACGCTGCTCGCCGGCGGCATCACGCTGCTCGGTGCTACGGTCGCCAACGCGGCCGAGACAACAGTCGACGACGGACTGGTGTCCGGCACGCAGGCCCTCATCGACATCCAAGCTCCGGTCACGATCGCCGGAAACGCCATCTCGGTGATCGGCGACAGCTCGTCGACCGCACCGGCGCCCGCTCCCGCCCCGGCTCCGGCTTCAGCGCCGGCAGCGACAACGAGCGGCAACCACGGCATCGGCTCGGGAACGCAGGCGATCGTCACGGTCGCCGTGCCCATCACCGTGTCGGACAACGCCATCTCGGTGATCGGCGACAGCTCGTCGACCGCACCGGCGCCGGCGCCGGCTCCCGTGGCCGCCGCGGCACCCTCTGCGTCGACGGAGGGCGATGACAGCATCCTCGGCGGCACCCAGGTCATCGCGCCCGTCGCGGTGCCCGTCACCGTCAGCGGGAACGCCATCTCGGTCATCGGCGACAGCAGCGCCGCCTCGGCCACGGAAGGCGCCCCGGCACCCGGAACGACACCCCCGCCGGTCGGTGGCGCCACGAGCGGTGACGACAGCATCCTCGGCGGCACCCAGGTGATCGCACCGATCACCGCCCCCTCCACTGTCACCGGCAACGCCATCGCGATCATCGGTGAATCAATCACCGAGACGGTCGTCGTGCCGGCCGTCTCGACGGAGCCCACCGAGCCGACGGTTCCCGCGAACCCGACCGATCCCACCGAGCCGACCGTGCGTGACAGCACGACCGACTCCGTAACGGCTGTCGGCACCGACGGAACGATCGTCGGGGCGAAGGCTTCGACCACCGCGACTCAGCTCGCCGCAACAGGAGGACCGAACGCGCTGGTCGCGCTGCTGATGAGTGTCGGGCTCATCGCAGCAGGCCTGACGGCGCGCGTCCTGCGGCGCCGCTCCGCGTGACGTCAGGGTGGCGGCGTGCCCCAGCGCCGCCACCCGACTCCGCGTGAGCAGGCGGGAGCGCCGTACCCAGCGGCGCTCCCGCCCCATCAACCCCCTCGTACTCGCGGGAGGGCCGCCATGCCTGGATCGGCCCTCCCGCGTCATGCCGCTGGGGAGGGCGGATGCCGCGGATCCTACGGGTCCGCGGCATTCGCCGCGCCCTGCGGCGGGCCGAGACGATCTGGACCCTGACCCGCTCGAGGTCACCGCGATCGCCGTGGCCGCTCCCGGTCGCCCGCCGAGATGCCGAGAACGACGGATGCCGCGAACCCGAGGGTCCGCGGCATCCGCTGCTTCGCGCGAATTACTTCGCGGCGACCACCGTCAGCGTGATCACGGCGGTGAGGTCGTCGCGGAGGCGAACGGTCGCCTCGTGCTCGCCCACCGACTTGATCGGAGAGGTGATGTGGATCTTGCGCTTGTCGAGGTCACCGAGACCGGCGGCCTTGACCGCGTCGGCCACGTGCTCGGTCTTGACCGAGCCGAACAGGCGACCTTCGGAACCCGCCTTGACGACGAGCTTGACCTTGTTCGACTCGAGGGCGTCCTTGAGCGCAACGGCCTCGTCGTGGTCGTGGATGGCACGCGTGTCGCGGGCCGCGCGAATCGACGCGACCTGCTTCTCGCCACCGCGGGTCCACCGGACGGCGAAACCCTGGGGGATGAGGTAGTTGCGGGCGTACCCGTCCTTGACCTCGATCACGTCACCGGCAGAGCCCAGCCCGGCGACCTCGTTCGTGAGAATCAGCTTCGACATATCTGGTCCCTACCTGCCGGCGCCGGCGTAGGGCAGAAGCGCCATCTCGCGCGCGTTCTTGATCGCGCGGGCGATGAGGCGCTGCTCCTGCACGGAGACACCGGTGATGCGACGGGCGCGGATCTTCCCACGCTCCGAGATGAACTTGCGAAGCGTCGCGACATCCTTGTAGTCGATGACGCCGACGCGGGTCGGCTTCGCGGGAGCGGTGGGCTTGCCACCCTTCCGCGGCTTGCGGCGGTCGCCGCTTGACTTTCCAGCCATGGTTTTCCTTTACGTGTCTAAGTGGGGGTGCCGGACATCGGTCGCTGAGCTTGTCGAAGCGCCCGATGCCGAGGCGAGTATCAGAACGGAGTGTCGTCGCCGTAGGCGCCGGGAGCAGCCCAGGCGTCGCCGCCGGCACCGCCTGCGGCTGCCGGAGCGGCCGACTGCGAACCGGGGGTCGACCACGGCTCGTCGGACGAGACCTGGCCACGGGACTGACCGCCGCCGGCAGCGCGCGTCACCTGAGCGGTGGCGTACTTGAGCGAGGGGCCGATCTCATCGACCTCGAGCTCGATCGCGGTGCGCTTCTCGCCCTCGCGCGTCTCGTAGGAGCGCTGCTTGAGGCGACCGGTCGCGATGACGCGGGAGCCCTTCGTCAGCGAACCGGCGACGTGCTCGGCGAACTCGCGCCACACGCTCGCGCGGAGGAAGAGCGCTTCGCCGTCCTTCCACTCGTTCGCCTGGCGGTCGAAGTTGCGCGGCGTCGACGCGATCGTGAAGTTCGCGACGGGGAGTCCGTTCTGCGTGTAGCGCAGTTCGGGATCAGCCGTGAGGTTGCCCACGACGGTGATGATCGTCTCGCCGGCCATCGTCGTTACGCGTCCTGCTTGGCGGGAGCCGAAGCGACAGGCTTCGCCGGGCGGGCAGCCTTGCGGGCGGCCTTCTCAGCGGAGCGCTCGGCCTCGGCGGCGACCATCGCGATTGCTTCCTCGGCCCGGAGGACCTTGGTGCGCATGATCGTCTCGCTGAGGTTCAGCTGACGGTCGAGTTCCTGTGTGGCAGCGCTCGTGGCGGTGAAGTTGACGACGGCGTAGATGCCTTCGGTCTTCTTCTCGATCTCATAGGCGAGACGGCGCTTGCCCCAGATGTCGACCTTGTCGATCGAGCCACCATCATTCGTGATGACTTTCAAGAACTTGTCGAGACTGGGAGCGACCTGGCGCTCGTCGATCTCGGGGCTCAGAATGACCATGAGTTCGTACTGGTGCGTCACTAACCCACCTCCTTCGGACTAGAACGGCCGCCGAGCATTTCCCGGCAGCAGGAGGGTGTGTGCACGTCGTCCTGGGCTTACGCGCACTGGGGCGCCACCGGACAACCTTGACAGTCTAGCGGATGCCGCGTGCCCGGCCGAATCCGTCTGCCCGCGGCATCCGCGGGTGTCCGCGCGACGAGCCCACGCATTCACGGTCGAGACCTCGGTTCCAGGTGACGCGGGACTGTGGTTTCGCGCACCGATGTGCGGGCTCAGGGGTGAGCTCCGCCATCAAGGCCGCACGTCAGTGAAGGCGCTGATTCCGGTGAGGTGCTGGCCGAGGATGAGGGTGTGAACCTCATCCGTCCCCTCATATGTGCGGACCGACTCGAGGTTCGCTGCGTGGCGGATCGGCGAGTTCTCCAGCAGCACGCCATCGCCACCGAGGATCGTCCGCGCCTCGCGCGCGATCGCGATCGCCTCGCGCACGTTGTTGAGCTTGCCGAGCGAGATCTGGGCAGGGGTCAGGGATCCGGCATCCTTCGCCCGCCCGAGGTTCAGCGCCAGCAGCGCACCCTTCTGCAGCTCGAGGACCATGTTCACGAGCTTCTGCTGCGTGAGCTGGAACGCCGCGATCGGGCGACCGAACTGCTCACGTCGCAGCGCGTGGCGCAGTGCGGCTTCATAGCTGTCGCGGGCCGCGCCGAGCGAACCCCACACGATGCCGTACCGCGCCTCGTTGAGCGCTTCAAACGGCCCGCGAAGGCCGCGAGCGCCCGCCAGCAGAGCGGATGCCGGCAGCCGGATGTCGTCGAAATGCAGCTCGCACTGGATCGACGCCCGCATCGAACCCTTCGGCTCGAGCACCGTCACCCCGAAGCCGGGCGAATCAGTGGGGACGATGAATCCGCGAACACCGCCCTCGGTCTGCGCCCAGACGACGGCCATCTGCGCGATCGAGGCCAGCCCGATCCACCGCTTCGAACCGGACAGGATCCAGTCATCGCCGTCCCGCCGGGCGAACGTCTTCATGCTCGAGGGATCCGAGCCCGCGCTCGGCTCCGTGAGGCCGAAGCAGCCGATCACCTCGCCGCGCGCCATCCCGGGCAGCCACTCCTGCTTCTGCTCCTCGGACCCCCAGCGGTGGATCGAGCCCATCGCCAGCGAGCCCTGCACCGACACGAATGTGCGGATGCCGGAGTCACCCGCCTCGAGTTCGAGCGCGGCAAGGCCGTACTCGACGGACGATCTGCCGGGGCATCCGTAGCCCTCGAGCGTCATGCCGAGCAGACCCAGCTTTCCGAGTTCGGGCACCAGCTCGGCCGGGAAGACTGCTCGATCGAACCAGTCGCCGATATCGGGGCGGATCCGCTCATCCGCGAAGCCGCGAACGACGTCACGGACCGCGCGCTCCACGTCGCTGAGCAGGGCGTCGAGGCCGAGGACATCGGATGCCGCGCGCAGCCCGTCGAGATCATCGGGGTTCCTCGGCTCCATCGGCTTCCTCCTCGTCGAGCGGCTGGTTCGATCATGCCTCGGTCGGGCGGGGACGTGTCACCCCTCCTCCTCGTGGTGCCCTTCCCCGTCGCCGCTCGTGGACCTGCGCGCACCTTCGGAACGCTCGGATACGCCGAGGCGGAGTTGTGACACGACCGGGGAGACCCCAGGTACCTTGGGCGGATGGAGTGGACGGCGGATGTCTCGGTGGGCGACTGGATCCGGGAGCATCTCGAAGACGGGCGCGACTGGTCGACGATGCACGCTGTGGTGCCTCGCGGCTTCGCCGCCTACGCCCGCATCCTCCATCCCGCCTCGCGGGATCGCCCGGTCGGGGCTGCCTGGCCTCCGGTGCCCTACGGAAAGCACGTCAAGGAGTGGGATGCCTTCCAGGCAGCGGGCCACGAGATCGACACCGAGCGCGTGACCTGGGCCGCCACTGCGAGCGCCTTCGGCACCACCATGCACGCGCTGGCGCAGTGGCACCGGATCGTCGGGCCCCGCGTGGTCGAAGGCGAGGACGGACCGAGGGATGCCGCAGGCTGGCGCTACTCGGACCCGATGGAGGGCTCGCTGGAGCCCGACCTCGTGTCGGCGACGGCGAGCATCCTTGCGCGGCATACGAGCACACCCGACGACGGGTTCGTGGCGGTGTGGGAAGGTTGGGGCGGGATCGTCGGCGCCATGGGATACGGGCCTTCGCGCATATTCCTCACCATCGGCGACGAGTCGGCCGACGACGATCCGCGGCATGACGAGTTCCTCGCCCACGCGGCTCGCGACACCTTCAACGACGTCTTCAAGAAGCCCACCTGGCAGCCCGGCATCCTGTCGGACGAGGTCTCACGCGGTCCCCGGCTGAGCCTGCCGAATCGCGACCACGTGCTGTTCCGCGGCGGAGTGTCGGAGCTCGCCGACCCTGACTGGGAATCGCGCGTGCCTTGGCAGGACCGCGAACTCGAGACCCACGGCTTCGCACAGACCGCGCACTGCCCCAGCCTCGTCTGGCCGCAGGACCGCGCCTGGGTGCTCGTCACCGAGGTCGACTACGACTCGACGATCGTCGGCGGCTCGTCCGAGCTGGTCCGTGCCCTGGTTGCGGATCAGCGACTCGAGGTGCTGCCCCTCCGCGAGGGTGCCGAGCTCGCGTGGGATGCCGACGAGGTAAACCGATGAGCGGTCCCGGGCCGGTGGCGTCCGTCTCCTTCGATCCTCGCCCGCTCACGGAACCGGTCGACCGAAACAGCGTCGTCGCGTTCGCCCGCCGGCTGCGGCAGAACGGACAGGTCCCCTCGCCGTTCAACACCATCGCGGTCATCGTGACCGTGGCGGTGATCTGCGTGTTCGTGTTCGTGTTCGGCACGACCTTCGTCTCGATCATCGTCTCGGTCGTGGCCGCAAGCGCAGGTTCGGGGGGTGGCGGCTTCGGCCTGCTGTTCTTCCTGCTTCCGGTGCTCGTGATGGTCGGCGTCGCCGTGGCGATCGTCGTCAGCGTGGCGCGTGCGCTGAC from Microbacterium pumilum carries:
- a CDS encoding metalloregulator ArsR/SmtB family transcription factor codes for the protein MAQYSSTLDTVFEALTDPTRRAVIRRLGGGPASVGELASEFTMALPSFLRHIRALEGSGLIRTRKTGRVRLCTLEHDRLAVVDGWLAEQRAIWESRTDRLEQHLREAKDD
- the rpsR gene encoding 30S ribosomal protein S18, whose product is MAGKSSGDRRKPRKGGKPTAPAKPTRVGVIDYKDVATLRKFISERGKIRARRITGVSVQEQRLIARAIKNAREMALLPYAGAGR
- a CDS encoding single-stranded DNA-binding protein: MAGETIITVVGNLTADPELRYTQNGLPVANFTIASTPRNFDRQANEWKDGEALFLRASVWREFAEHVAGSLTKGSRVIATGRLKQRSYETREGEKRTAIELEVDEIGPSLKYATAQVTRAAGGGQSRGQVSSDEPWSTPGSQSAAPAAAGGAGGDAWAAPGAYGDDTPF
- a CDS encoding acyltransferase, yielding MSTTSTVAPERSATVGADRFRSLDGLRGVAALVVLVHHTLLVTPAMSAVVMPGGEPPQPGSALWWLTYSPLKLTNAGPEAVVLFFVLSGFVLALPVLRGGFNWAAYFPRRVVRLMVPVAGAVALASLLILLHPQTLVPGASRWLDMASTPQLTWASVLSALDLLNGQYQIDNPLWSIQWEMIFSLALPVFGIIAIVVKRWWVVGIAACLVGVWIGALTGTASFLYLPVFMIGVLLAVGLEGVTKLIAVINAVRYSWLIWAAAVTAGLLLLIARWLVGPEAMAASWMPPLLTALIPVGALLIVVSALGSRLCGRILTLRPARFAGRISFSLYLVHVPLIVAIRHLMPDVSLGIFMLIVIPIALILATGFYYLVEAPAHVLSGRAGRWGARVLSGTPAAAASAPTQS
- the dnaB gene encoding replicative DNA helicase is translated as MSIADISDERMGGPRTHERTPPHDLLAEQSALGGMLLSKDAVADVIESLRGTDFYVPKHELIFEAVLSLYSHGEPTDVVAVTDELIKTGELQRAGGADYLHTLTSIVPTAANAGYYASIVAERALLRRLVEAGTRIVQMGYAGEGEALDLVNNAQAEIYGVTGADAAEDYVPLTIAVDAAVDEIEAARGRDGQMTGVPTGFAQMDQLTNGLHPGQLIIIAARPALGKSTLALDFARSAAIKHSLPTIFFSLEMGRSEIAMRLMSAEASVPLQAMRKGTLDSRDWTTIASVRGRINDAPLYIDDSPNMTLVEIRAKCRRLKQRVGLKMVVIDYLQLMTSGKRVESRQQEVSEFSRALKLLAKELGVPVIALSQLNRGPEQRADKKPALSDLRESGSLEQDADMVILLHREAAYEKENPRAGEADLIVAKHRNGPTDTVTVAFQGHFSRFTDMAVGL
- the rpsF gene encoding 30S ribosomal protein S6 is translated as MTHQYELMVILSPEIDERQVAPSLDKFLKVITNDGGSIDKVDIWGKRRLAYEIEKKTEGIYAVVNFTATSAATQELDRQLNLSETIMRTKVLRAEEAIAMVAAEAERSAEKAARKAARPAKPVASAPAKQDA
- a CDS encoding PHP domain-containing protein; translated protein: MTTLPADSHVHSEWSWDWGSHPESPGSMSRMCEHAVRIGLPALVFTEHLDFEDSWRADDGDIGEYAQKYVDATGHVRLPRFDADGYLAAIDHCRHAYPQLRILTGVEFGQPHLWDAHAAPLLSSGVIDRVNGSLHMLPFAAGDRAEPATLYRYRPADAVMWEYLAEIPRMVAGSDSFVVFTHIDYAVRSWPVATAGPFDPRRFEEPFRGAMRAIASSGRALEMNTRRLEPWIPQWWAEEGGRAVCFGSDSHGPGALAAGFPEATAMLEAIGFREGSRPEDFWTR
- a CDS encoding SRPBCC domain-containing protein, translating into MNPDEINPDLDLELNRIIRAPQSAVWRAWTNPDELQRWFIPAPTVLRVDRLDVHPGGGLVTSMSDDGANFTAHIDAVFLVVEPGSRLVWTNAIDSMWRPQQPRPVPLTAEIRLLEHPQGTDYRVVVRHGRPEDQRLHAELGFFEGWGAVTEQLAEFAERSS
- the rplI gene encoding 50S ribosomal protein L9 is translated as MSKLILTNEVAGLGSAGDVIEVKDGYARNYLIPQGFAVRWTRGGEKQVASIRAARDTRAIHDHDEAVALKDALESNKVKLVVKAGSEGRLFGSVKTEHVADAVKAAGLGDLDKRKIHITSPIKSVGEHEATVRLRDDLTAVITLTVVAAK